Part of the Flavobacterium alkalisoli genome is shown below.
TTAACATTTAAATGGTCTTTCTTTAAAGCAGTATGGGGACCGTTAGGTTTGTTTACTTCTACAAAAAAGACGTTTCTAATGTCGTTCCCTCAATGGCAATATGCCTTTACTAACGGAATGAGCCTTGAGGAGCAGCAACAATCTTATGATGAAAATGTGATACCTGAATCCAAACTTGCTTCAAGAGACGGCCTTACCAGTGCTGCTAAGATAAATTTTAAAAAACCTCACCCTCCCCTCCTTTTTATAGCTGGAACAAATGATAATATCATGCCTGCCTCGTTAAACTATTCCAATTATAAAAAATACAAAGACAAAAGCTCTGTTACCAATTTTAAGGAGTTTAGCGAGAATAATCACTATGTAGTGGGCATGCCAAACTGGAAAGAAACAGCAGGTTATGCTTTAAACTGGATTAAAAGCTTGTAAAATACTTTCTTGTCTTAGTTCAATGCCAGAGATTTTTTAAAATATGAAATTTGTCTTGTACAATAGAGAAAAGTAAAACTGAAACACAATAATAAACAACCATATCACATCAGCCATGAAAACAAATCTTTATTTAAAACTTTCTTTCAGGACATAGTCCTTAATCACTAAATCCACAAACAAAAAACAATTTTTAAAACCGGCATTTTATGCCCGGACAGGGATTCTCTGTCCTTATTCAAAACAAAAACAATATCTAATTCACAATTTAAAAAACACATTTATCATGAAAAATTTATTTTTAACCGCTGCACTTTTAATTACTTCCATGACAGCTTTTGCACAAAAGCCAAGTCCTAAGTTATTAAACCCTACTAACCATACACTTGTACTGGTAGATTATGAAAGTCAAATGGCTTTTCCTTTACAAAGCATTACAGTAGATCAGCTGCGCAACAATACAGGTTTAGTAGCCGGTGCTTCTAAAATATTTAAAGTCCCTACTGTTGTTACTACCGTAGCCGAAAAGACTTTTAGCGGCCCTGTATTCCCTGAAATTGAAGAGTTTTACCCTAAAGCCACTTCAAACTATATTGATCGTACCACTATGAATACCTGGGAAGATGCAAATGCTTATAAAGCTATCATCGGAAAAGGTAAAAAAACAATTGTTTTTGGAGGACTTTGGACCAGTGTATGTATAGTAGGCCCGGTACTATCTGCAATTAACGACGGATATACAGTATACGTAATTACCGATGCCAGCGGAGATGTATCTAAAGAAGCACATGAAATGGCTGTTACAAGAATGGTACAGGCAGGTGCTACACCAATTACTTCTTTACAGTACTTACTAGAGCTGCAACGCGACTGGGCTCGCCAGGAAACCTATAAGGCCGTTACCGATTTGGTTAAAAAATACGGAGGTGCTTATGGTGTTGGTGTTCAGTATGCTCATGATATGCTAAAACATTAATAGCTGCTTTTTATTTCTGCAAAAAGGCTGTGTATACCCTTATTCAACTTCCTAATTTAATACACAGCCTTTTTCTCCTTTCAACAATCAATTCACCTAAAAAAACTAAAAATGAAACAACGTATTACCCTTTTTGCATTATTGTTTTTTGCAGTATCGGCTATGGCTCAGTCTCCTGACCTGATAGTGTATAATGCCAAAATACATACGCTGGATAACAACAATACCATTAGCCAGGCCATAGCAGTTGCTAACGGAAAAATCATAAAAACCGGAAATGATAAACAGATACTTAAACTTAAAGGTAAAAGTACAACTGTTATAGATGCTCATGGTAAAACCATGATTCCGGGAATTTTTGACTCTCACATGCATATAATCAGAGGCGGACGTTTCTTTAATACTGAACTACGTTGGGATGGTGTTCGTTCTCTTCAAAAAGCTCTTACCATGCTTAAAGAACAGGCACAACGTACCCCTAAAGGCCAGTGGGTTCGTGTAGTGGGCGGATGGAACGCATGGCAGTTTGAAGAAAAAAGGCTTCCTACCCTACAGGAAATAAACGAGGCTACAGGCGATGTACCAACCTTTATACTGCACCTTTACGGGCATGCTTATCTCAACAAGGCCGGATTAAAAGCCCTGAATATTAATTCAGAAACTCCAAATCCATTTGGCGGGCTTATAGAAAAAGATATTTACGGAAACCCTACAGGATTACTGGTGGCAGAACCAAATGCTTTTATTCTTTATTCTACACTTTCCAAATTACCTGAACTTACCGAAGAACAAAAAACAAACTCTACCAAATTGTTTATGACAGAAATGAATCGTTTGGGGGTTACAGCCATTATGGATGCCGGAGGAGGATTTCAAAACTATCCGGATGATTATGGCATTACCACAAAACTTTGTGAAAGTAATGAGCTAACCATAAGGATGCCCTATTATCTGTTTGCACAAAAAGCAGGAAGTGAACTTGCCGATTATACCCGCTGGATCAGTTCGGTAGAAATAGGACAGGGTTGTGATGTACCTGATGATGGAGTTAAACGATTTGGTAAAATGCCCAAGATGGAATATCATGTTCAGGGAGGCGGAGAAAACCTGGTAATGAGCGCAGGAGATTTTGAAAACTTTGATAAGCCTAGGCCTGATTTAAATCCTGCCATGGAACAGCAGCTTAAAGCTGTACTTTCCCTACTTATAAAAAACAGATGGCCTTTCAGGCTACATGCTACTTACAACGAAAGTATTACCCGTTTTTTAAATGTTATTGAAGAGATAGATAAAGAAACGCCTTTGGACGGCCTGCTTTGGTTCTTTGATCATGCCGAAACCATATCCGATGAAAACCTGCAAAGGGTAAAGGCATTAGGAGGCGGTATTGCCATACAGCACAGGATGGCCTATCAGGGTGAGAACTTCATAAAACGCTATGGCAAGGCTGCGGCGGCAAAAACAGTACCTCTCAAAAAAATGATGGATATGGGTATTAAAGTCGGTATGGGTACAGACGGTACTCGTGTGGCAAGCTACAACCCATGGGTAGGCTTGTACTGGCTTACTACCGGAAAAACACTTGGCGGACTTAAATATATGGCTGAAGAAAACATACAGGACAGAACGGCTGCAATAAAACTATTCACTCAGGGAAGTGCTGCCCTTGTACGCCTGGATGCCGACAGAGGCATGCTTAAAGAAAAATATCTGGCCGATTTTATACTGCTTTCAGACGATTACTTTACTGTACCCGAAGACAGGATACTCAACATGCAATCGGTTTTAACGGTGGTTAATGGTAAGGTAGTATATGGTAATAATGAATTTGAGCAGTATGGCCCTGAAAAATTAAAAGCTATCCCGGAATGGAGTCCTGTTAATTATTATGGGGGGTATCAAAACAAGTAAGTCATGAAAGTTATTCAGTTACATAGTCATATTGAAAGTTCTGTTAACGATTTAGCTTTGTTAGCCTTTCGTGTAGCTGTTTCGGCTCAGCTTATTGTCGTTCACGGTTTAAAAAAACTGGGAATTGGGGTTACTCAGGCAGAAAATGTGCCTAATCCGCTGCATCTGCCACAGGCCATAAACCAAGTATTTGCAACCAGTTCTAATGTAATTTTCCCCTTGTTTATCATCTTTGGAGTTCTTACCAGGCTGGCTACATTACCTATACTGGCCGTAACACTAACAGGTTACTTTATTGTTCATGGTAACGATCCGCTTCTGGAAAGAGATGTCCCTTTTATGTATAGTATAGTCTTTTTACTGATACTCATTTTAGGTCCGGGAAAATACTCTATAGATAACATATTACATCGCAAACAGTTTGAATAAACTCCATAATGAAAATAACGGCTATCATACTGTTTCTATTAATAATAACCGGAGTACAGGCACAGAAAACTCCTGTATTTCATTCTCTTAGGTATAATGATGATTTTGGTTATCTGGTAACAGATTCTACCTCTTCATTTTACAAAAAAATCAAGTATTTACCATTAGGCAATAATACTAACAATTATATATCCTCAGGCGGTGAAATACGCTTTCAGTATATAAATACCATTAATGAAAAATGGGGTGATGATTCTACAGGAAATGACGGTTACTTAATGACAAGATATCTGGCACACCTTCATTTACATACTAAATATATAAGGTTATTTTTTCAGTTACAAAGCAGCTTTGCATACAGTAAGATTGATGTGAGCCCTGTTGATGAAAACCCCCTGGATGTTCATCAATTATTTGCTGATGTGGTTTTTATGCAACAACAGAACTCCGAGGTGTTTTTTAGGTTTGGACGGCAGGAAATATTGTTTGGTTCCCAAAGGCTTGTAAGCGTACGGGAAGGCCCTAACAGCAGACTGGCTTTTGACGGAGGTACAATTACTTATACCTCTGCAAATACTACCAACTGTTTGTTCTATACTCATCCCGTTGCTAACAGGCCCGAGGTTTTTGATGATCGCTTTAATACTGATGCAAAGCTGTGGGGTAACTATTTGGTTTTAAAAAATATTCCCTTTTTACAAAACATTGATTTGTACTATTTGGGACTATATAAAAAACAAGCCGCTTTTAACGATGCTTCCGGTAAAGAAGTACGCCATTCCACAGGTATCCGCATCTGGAAAAACAAAGGTTCATGGCAATATGACTTTGAAGCAGTGGCTCAGTTTGGTAAAATGGAAGACAAAACCATTAGTGCCTGGACTTTGTCTTCCAATACCAGCTATCGGTTTTCAAATATAAAATTCAGTCCGGTGGCAGGGCTGAAAACAGAAATAATATCCGGCGACAGGCATGCCGATGACAATAAACTTGAAACGTTTAACCCGCTATACCCCAGAGGGGCCTACTTTGGTTTGGTGGCATTGATAGGCCCTTCTAATTTATTTGATATTCATCCTTCATTGGAAATAAACATCAATAAAAGGATTACTGCGGGTATTGATTATGATTTCTTTTGGCGGTGGAGTACTAACGATGGTATATATGCCCCTAACGTACAATTGCTATATGATGGTCAGGGATTAAGTGAAAAATTCATCGGTACTCAGCTTGCGGCAGATATCAACTTTGATGTAAATGCTTTTTTATCCCTAACAGTAGAAGGTGCCTGGTTTAACTCAGGACCTTTTATTAAAGAAGCCGGAACAGGTAAAGATTATTATTACGGTGCTTTTACGGCACAACTAAGATTCTAAACATCTATTTATTAACATAAATCTCATAAATCATGAAAACAATTTTAAATTATGCTCCCGCAGCTTTGCTGTTTTCGGCATTAACATCCTGCGGAGACGGCTCAGGTCCCGGTATTTCCATAAAAACACAAGTTGATACAAACCAAGTCGTTAACTTTAAGGAAGACCCCCGCATTGATACCGGAACTAAAAAATTCCTTACTGCATTAAACTCCGGAGGAGCACCCCTTGAAACACTTTCTAAAGAAGAGGCACGCGCTGTACTTGTTAACGCTCAGGCATCGGTAGAAGTTGACCTTTCCGGCATTGAGGAATCGGAAAAAACTATTACTGTTGACGGACACGAAATTAAACTGAACATTGTTCGTCCTGCCGGAGTTACAGAAAAACTTCCTGTTTTTATGTATATACACGGTGGCGGTTGGATTTTAGGCGACTACCCTACCCATAAACGTATGGTTAGAGATCTTGTGGTATTAAGTGGTGCTGTTGCAGTATTTGTAAATTATACCCCTTCTCCCGAAGCACACTACCCGGTTGCTGTCAACGAAATATATGCCGCAACTAAATGGGTATCAGAAAACGGAAATGAAATTAATGTAGACGGATCTAAGTTAGGAATTGTAGGGAATAGTGTGGGTGGTAATATGGCTGCTGCAACTTCACTATTAGCTAAAGAGAAAAACGGACCTGAAATTAAAGTTCAGGTTTTACTTTGGCCTGTCGCCGATGCTTCATTTGATAACGAATCTTATCAGCAATTTGCTACTGATCGTTTCCTTACAGCATCACTTATGAAATGGATGTACGATCAATACACTACTGATTTAGAATTACGTAAAGATTATCATATCTCTTTAGTGAATGCTACAAAAGAACAGTTACAGGGATTACCTCCTACTTTAATACAAACAGCTGAAAATGACATTCTTCGTGATGAAGGAGAACTTTATGGGCGTAAGCTTGACGAAGCTGGTGTTCCCGTAACAACAGTAAGATACAATGGTATGATTCACGATTTTGGGCTGTTAAACGCGCTTGCCGAGTTACCAACCACAAAATCACTGTTTGAGCATAGTGCTGCAGAACTTAAAAAATATTTAAAGTAATTTTTCTCTATATCCCCAAAAGGGTGGAGTTTCAGTTGAAAGTCCACCCTTTTTTTAATAAAAAAACCCCAAACTTATGTTTGGGGATCCCTTCATCAACCAATTTTTTCCCTAACAAAATAACCAGCCTTTAAAAGTGGTTAGGGTCACCTTAATTATTGTCCGGCAAATTGTGTAGATGCTTCAACTTTTGTTGCGTCCTGAAGTACATCCAGTTCTATCGCCTTACCGTCCTTATCAAAAACGAAGTATTGTAATCTTGGTTTACCATCGGCATACCTGTATTCTGTGGTGTATCTAGTATTACCATCCTGTACTTCTTTTTTAAGGACTTCATAACTTACGGGAGAAGGCAATTGCTCTAATACCTGAGGTATTACATAAATATTCATTCCCTGCGGAATATTAGGGTGGATTTTTACATTGGGATCAAGGATATTCTCAATTAGTGAATAATCTTTATCCTTAAAAGCATTAAAGATGGCATCGAGCTCTTTGGTATAATCTTTATCCTGAGCAAAA
Proteins encoded:
- a CDS encoding alpha/beta hydrolase codes for the protein METPKSKTVLFVTGAFVTHRGWDKWKEYFEANGYTTLAPPWPHKDAPAKVLRKRHPDPGIASVRLEDVVDHYAEIIAGLPEEPIIIGHSFGGLVTQLLLQRGFGVAAVVIHSVPPQGVLTFKWSFFKAVWGPLGLFTSTKKTFLMSFPQWQYAFTNGMSLEEQQQSYDENVIPESKLASRDGLTSAAKINFKKPHPPLLFIAGTNDNIMPASLNYSNYKKYKDKSSVTNFKEFSENNHYVVGMPNWKETAGYALNWIKSL
- a CDS encoding hydrolase, with the translated sequence MKNLFLTAALLITSMTAFAQKPSPKLLNPTNHTLVLVDYESQMAFPLQSITVDQLRNNTGLVAGASKIFKVPTVVTTVAEKTFSGPVFPEIEEFYPKATSNYIDRTTMNTWEDANAYKAIIGKGKKTIVFGGLWTSVCIVGPVLSAINDGYTVYVITDASGDVSKEAHEMAVTRMVQAGATPITSLQYLLELQRDWARQETYKAVTDLVKKYGGAYGVGVQYAHDMLKH
- a CDS encoding amidohydrolase, yielding MKQRITLFALLFFAVSAMAQSPDLIVYNAKIHTLDNNNTISQAIAVANGKIIKTGNDKQILKLKGKSTTVIDAHGKTMIPGIFDSHMHIIRGGRFFNTELRWDGVRSLQKALTMLKEQAQRTPKGQWVRVVGGWNAWQFEEKRLPTLQEINEATGDVPTFILHLYGHAYLNKAGLKALNINSETPNPFGGLIEKDIYGNPTGLLVAEPNAFILYSTLSKLPELTEEQKTNSTKLFMTEMNRLGVTAIMDAGGGFQNYPDDYGITTKLCESNELTIRMPYYLFAQKAGSELADYTRWISSVEIGQGCDVPDDGVKRFGKMPKMEYHVQGGGENLVMSAGDFENFDKPRPDLNPAMEQQLKAVLSLLIKNRWPFRLHATYNESITRFLNVIEEIDKETPLDGLLWFFDHAETISDENLQRVKALGGGIAIQHRMAYQGENFIKRYGKAAAAKTVPLKKMMDMGIKVGMGTDGTRVASYNPWVGLYWLTTGKTLGGLKYMAEENIQDRTAAIKLFTQGSAALVRLDADRGMLKEKYLADFILLSDDYFTVPEDRILNMQSVLTVVNGKVVYGNNEFEQYGPEKLKAIPEWSPVNYYGGYQNK
- a CDS encoding DoxX family protein; translated protein: MKVIQLHSHIESSVNDLALLAFRVAVSAQLIVVHGLKKLGIGVTQAENVPNPLHLPQAINQVFATSSNVIFPLFIIFGVLTRLATLPILAVTLTGYFIVHGNDPLLERDVPFMYSIVFLLILILGPGKYSIDNILHRKQFE
- a CDS encoding alginate export family protein translates to MKITAIILFLLIITGVQAQKTPVFHSLRYNDDFGYLVTDSTSSFYKKIKYLPLGNNTNNYISSGGEIRFQYINTINEKWGDDSTGNDGYLMTRYLAHLHLHTKYIRLFFQLQSSFAYSKIDVSPVDENPLDVHQLFADVVFMQQQNSEVFFRFGRQEILFGSQRLVSVREGPNSRLAFDGGTITYTSANTTNCLFYTHPVANRPEVFDDRFNTDAKLWGNYLVLKNIPFLQNIDLYYLGLYKKQAAFNDASGKEVRHSTGIRIWKNKGSWQYDFEAVAQFGKMEDKTISAWTLSSNTSYRFSNIKFSPVAGLKTEIISGDRHADDNKLETFNPLYPRGAYFGLVALIGPSNLFDIHPSLEININKRITAGIDYDFFWRWSTNDGIYAPNVQLLYDGQGLSEKFIGTQLAADINFDVNAFLSLTVEGAWFNSGPFIKEAGTGKDYYYGAFTAQLRF
- a CDS encoding alpha/beta hydrolase is translated as MKTILNYAPAALLFSALTSCGDGSGPGISIKTQVDTNQVVNFKEDPRIDTGTKKFLTALNSGGAPLETLSKEEARAVLVNAQASVEVDLSGIEESEKTITVDGHEIKLNIVRPAGVTEKLPVFMYIHGGGWILGDYPTHKRMVRDLVVLSGAVAVFVNYTPSPEAHYPVAVNEIYAATKWVSENGNEINVDGSKLGIVGNSVGGNMAAATSLLAKEKNGPEIKVQVLLWPVADASFDNESYQQFATDRFLTASLMKWMYDQYTTDLELRKDYHISLVNATKEQLQGLPPTLIQTAENDILRDEGELYGRKLDEAGVPVTTVRYNGMIHDFGLLNALAELPTTKSLFEHSAAELKKYLK